In Crinalium epipsammum PCC 9333, the following are encoded in one genomic region:
- a CDS encoding S66 peptidase family protein, with protein sequence MNLCQPPPPLKPGDLLRVIAPSGALREFEAFQKGVEVWRSHGYRVEFCQGFDRQWGYLAGTDFERREQLKIAWTDPECRGILCARGGYGSARLLEDWTWILGQGSREEILNSKWLIGFSDVTGLLWSLATVGVSGVHAPVLTTIASEPDWSIRRLFDWVEGRSLEPLTGSGWGGGKVSGILLPANLTVATHLLGTPIQPSLEGVILVLEDVTEAPYRIDRMLTQWRLTGAIKQVRGIALGRFSRCQAPQDVPSLTVEEVLRDRMSDLNIPIVSDLPFGHDGSNAALPVGVMAVLDGDQGSLSVMRGRGEEGGERSRF encoded by the coding sequence ATGAACTTATGTCAACCACCACCACCACTAAAACCAGGTGATTTGCTCAGAGTTATTGCTCCTAGTGGGGCGCTGCGAGAGTTTGAGGCTTTCCAAAAGGGTGTAGAGGTTTGGCGATCGCACGGCTACCGAGTAGAATTTTGCCAGGGTTTTGATCGTCAATGGGGATACCTTGCAGGTACAGATTTTGAGAGACGAGAGCAGCTTAAGATAGCTTGGACAGACCCCGAATGTCGTGGCATTCTCTGCGCTAGAGGTGGTTATGGTAGCGCTCGGTTACTGGAAGATTGGACTTGGATTTTAGGACAGGGTAGCAGGGAGGAAATCCTAAATTCTAAGTGGTTGATAGGTTTTTCTGATGTCACAGGGTTGCTGTGGAGTTTAGCAACAGTAGGAGTTTCAGGCGTTCATGCTCCGGTATTGACAACTATAGCCTCTGAGCCAGATTGGTCTATTAGGCGATTATTTGACTGGGTAGAAGGACGTTCTTTAGAACCTTTGACTGGTAGTGGTTGGGGCGGTGGAAAGGTTTCTGGGATTTTGTTACCAGCGAATTTGACTGTAGCAACTCATTTACTAGGGACACCAATTCAACCGTCGCTGGAGGGCGTAATTCTCGTTCTTGAGGATGTCACCGAAGCGCCTTATCGGATTGATAGAATGTTGACACAATGGCGTTTAACAGGTGCTATAAAGCAAGTCCGAGGAATTGCTTTAGGGCGCTTTAGCCGATGTCAAGCGCCCCAAGATGTGCCTAGTTTAACTGTTGAAGAAGTGTTGCGCGATCGCATGAGCGATCTCAACATCCCGATTGTCTCTGACCTCCCCTTCGGTCACGATGGCAGCAACGCTGCTTTACCCGTCGGTGTTATGGCGGTTTTGGATGGTGATCAAGGTTCATTGTCAGTGATGAGAGGGAGGGGAGAGGAGGGAGGAGAGAGGAGTAGGTTTTAG
- the hemE gene encoding uroporphyrinogen decarboxylase: protein MTVNTQVPYLLRAARGEVLDRPPVWMMRQAGRYMKVYRELRDRYPNFRDRSEKVELAVEISLQPWKAFQPDGVILFSDILTPLPGIGIPFDIIESKGPVIEPAIRSQEQIDQLHPIEPEESLPFIREILQTLRQEVGDKAAVLGFVGAPWTLAAYAIEGKSSKDYVNIKRMAFCEPAMLHQLLAKIADAIAVYARYQIDSGAQVVQMFDSWAGQLSPQDYETFALPYQQRVVQQVKATHPDTPMILYISGSAGVLERMGKSGVDIISVDWTVDMAEARARLGANMGVQGNMDPCALYGSKDFIRDRILDTIRKAGKRGHIMNLGHGVLPTTPEENVAFFFETAKQADKLLATHA from the coding sequence ATGACTGTGAATACGCAGGTTCCTTATCTGTTGCGGGCGGCGCGTGGTGAAGTTTTAGACCGTCCGCCGGTGTGGATGATGCGGCAGGCAGGTCGCTATATGAAAGTTTATCGGGAGTTGCGCGATCGCTATCCGAATTTTCGCGACCGCTCTGAAAAAGTAGAACTGGCGGTGGAAATTTCTCTGCAACCTTGGAAAGCTTTCCAGCCAGATGGGGTAATTTTATTTTCAGATATTCTCACTCCTTTACCAGGAATCGGTATTCCCTTTGACATCATTGAAAGCAAGGGTCCGGTTATTGAACCTGCAATTCGTAGCCAAGAGCAAATCGATCAATTACATCCTATAGAGCCAGAGGAATCTCTGCCTTTTATCCGGGAAATTTTGCAAACTCTACGTCAAGAAGTAGGCGACAAAGCTGCCGTTTTAGGTTTCGTAGGTGCGCCTTGGACGCTTGCTGCTTATGCAATTGAGGGTAAAAGCTCTAAGGATTATGTAAATATTAAGCGGATGGCTTTTTGTGAGCCAGCTATGTTGCATCAACTTTTGGCTAAAATAGCCGATGCGATCGCAGTTTACGCTCGCTACCAAATTGATTCTGGCGCTCAAGTTGTCCAAATGTTCGATTCTTGGGCGGGTCAACTTAGCCCCCAAGATTACGAAACTTTTGCTTTACCTTATCAGCAACGAGTAGTACAACAAGTTAAAGCTACTCACCCGGACACCCCGATGATTCTTTATATCAGTGGTAGTGCTGGTGTGTTGGAACGTATGGGTAAATCTGGAGTCGATATTATTAGTGTGGACTGGACTGTAGATATGGCGGAAGCGCGGGCGAGATTGGGCGCTAATATGGGTGTTCAGGGTAATATGGACCCTTGTGCCTTATATGGTTCTAAAGATTTTATCCGCGATCGCATTTTAGATACAATCCGTAAAGCTGGTAAGCGCGGTCATATTATGAATTTGGGTCACGGTGTTTTACCCACCACCCCAGAAGAAAATGTGGCTTTCTTCTTTGAAACTGCCAAGCAAGCTGATAAGCTGCTGGCTACCCATGCCTAG
- a CDS encoding NAD-dependent epimerase/dehydratase family protein produces the protein MTPKRILVTGASGCIGHYISETLIQETDHELFLLVRNPSKLRIDYKARSGVNIVQGDMRYIERLTSLIKSMDQVVLTAAGWGGIEAFDINVNKTLQLLNMLDPNQCEQVIYFSTASLLDRNHKLLKEAGEMGTDYIRSKFDCMRRLPKLAIAPHITTVFPTLVLGGDADKPYSHISAGLPDVVKYVKYIRWLKADGSFHFIHARDIAQVVRYLIDNPPLPGWEEGVFSRRQLVLGNQRTTADQAVEEVCDYFGKKIHYRIPLSIWLANILINVFKIQMAAWDRFCLNYRHFSYENPVNPGTYNLPIYCATFSDILKTRGIERTAAK, from the coding sequence ATGACCCCAAAGCGGATTTTAGTGACGGGTGCTAGTGGCTGTATCGGTCACTACATTAGCGAAACCCTGATCCAAGAAACAGACCATGAACTGTTCTTGCTAGTCAGGAACCCTAGCAAGCTGCGAATTGACTATAAAGCCCGCAGTGGGGTCAATATAGTGCAAGGTGATATGCGCTATATTGAGCGATTAACAAGCCTGATTAAAAGTATGGATCAGGTTGTACTGACAGCAGCAGGTTGGGGCGGTATAGAGGCGTTTGATATTAACGTCAATAAAACTCTCCAGTTGTTAAATATGCTTGATCCAAATCAATGTGAACAAGTAATTTATTTTTCTACTGCCAGTCTTTTAGACCGCAACCATAAATTACTTAAAGAAGCTGGGGAAATGGGGACGGATTATATTCGTTCTAAATTTGACTGTATGCGTCGGTTGCCAAAATTAGCGATCGCTCCCCACATTACTACGGTCTTTCCTACATTGGTACTAGGCGGAGATGCTGATAAACCTTATTCACATATTTCTGCTGGATTACCAGACGTTGTGAAATATGTGAAGTATATTCGTTGGCTGAAAGCTGATGGCAGTTTCCACTTTATCCATGCGCGAGATATTGCTCAGGTAGTTAGATATTTGATCGATAATCCTCCTCTACCTGGCTGGGAAGAAGGAGTTTTTTCACGTCGCCAGTTAGTATTAGGAAATCAACGGACTACTGCTGATCAAGCTGTTGAAGAAGTTTGCGATTATTTTGGCAAAAAAATTCATTATCGTATCCCATTATCTATTTGGCTGGCTAATATTTTGATCAATGTATTCAAAATTCAAATGGCAGCATGGGATCGTTTTTGTTTAAATTACAGGCATTTTAGTTATGAAAATCCTGTAAATCCAGGGACGTATAATTTACCAATATATTGTGCTACGTTCAGCGATATTTTGAAAACACGCGGTATTGAAAGAACAGCAGCTAAGTAA
- the ureG gene encoding urease accessory protein UreG: MSAFRVGIAGPVGSGKTALVDALCKAMRQDYNIAVVTNDIYTQEDAQFLVRSQALASDRILGIETGGCPHTAIREDASINLAAIAQLEQSFSNLDLVFVESGGDNLASTFSPELVDLTIYVIDVAAGDKIPRKGGPGITKSDLLVINKIDLAPYVGADLNIMEQDTKKMRKDKPFVFTNLKTNQKLTDIVSFIIDHSYLPKNNN; this comes from the coding sequence ATGAGTGCTTTTAGAGTAGGAATTGCTGGTCCCGTCGGATCTGGTAAAACAGCCTTAGTTGACGCTTTATGTAAAGCAATGCGTCAAGATTACAATATTGCTGTTGTTACAAATGATATCTATACACAAGAAGATGCCCAATTTTTAGTAAGAAGTCAGGCATTAGCAAGCGATCGCATTCTTGGCATAGAAACAGGCGGTTGTCCTCACACTGCCATTCGTGAAGATGCTTCCATTAATTTAGCAGCGATCGCACAACTAGAACAAAGTTTCAGCAATTTAGATTTAGTCTTTGTAGAAAGTGGCGGTGATAACCTCGCCTCAACCTTTAGTCCCGAATTAGTTGATTTAACAATTTATGTAATAGATGTTGCTGCTGGCGATAAAATTCCCCGCAAAGGTGGACCTGGAATTACTAAATCTGATCTATTAGTAATTAACAAAATTGATTTAGCACCTTATGTCGGCGCAGATCTCAACATCATGGAACAAGATACTAAAAAGATGCGTAAAGACAAACCCTTCGTATTTACAAACTTAAAAACCAACCAAAAACTAACAGATATAGTAAGTTTTATTATTGACCATAGCTATCTCCCAAAAAACAATAACTAA